One genomic region from Argentina anserina chromosome 2, drPotAnse1.1, whole genome shotgun sequence encodes:
- the LOC126782170 gene encoding probable protein phosphatase 2C 27, translating into MAAGTDTPSSLSTLDGSYRKNVTVTRDEKSNTFDNMKQSSIGKPPRHLSAIRYCVSSTPLAPATELEYDSGVFSSKSSSDSNPPFVPVFRSGSCSEIGPKQFMEDEHICIDNILEHLGSTTDFPSSGAFYGVFDGHGGTDAASFIRENILRFIVEDSHFPFCSKQAIKSAFLKADHAFADTGTLDISSGTTALTALISGRTMLVANAGDCRAVLGRRGRAVELSKDHKPNCASERVRIENLGGVVYDGYLNGQLSVARALGDWHMKGSKGSSCPLSAEPELQETILSEEDEFLILGCDGLWDVMSSQCAVTIARKELMLHNDPERCSRELVREALKRDTCDNLTVVVVCFSPEPPPQLEIPKFKFKSISAEGLNLLQEVLDSNV; encoded by the exons ATGGCTGCAGGGACAGATACCCCATCTTCACTTTCCACGTTAGATGGCAGTTACAGAAAGAACGTAACTGTTACAAGGGACGAGAAATCAAATACTTTTGATAACATGAAGCAATCAAGCATCGGAAAACCTCCTAGGCATCTTTCAGCTATTAGGTACTGTGTCAGCTCTACCCCGTTGGCTCCTGCTACTGAATTG GAGTATGATAGTGGAGTTTTTagctcaaaatcctcatcagATAGTAACCCACCATTTGTACCCGTTTTTCGGTCTGGAAGCTGTTCAGAGATTGGACCAAAACAATTTATGGAGGACGAGCATATCTGTATAGACAATATTCTTGAACATCTAGGATCTACTACAGACTTTCCTTCTTCTGGAGCTTTCTATGGG GTTTTTGATGGCCATGGTGGTACAGATGCAGCTTCTTTTATCAGAGAGAACATTTTGAGGTTTATAGTGGAGGATTCACATTTCCCTTTTTGTTCTAAGCAAGCTATTAAAAGTGCTTTTCTGAAGGCTGACCATGCTTTTGCTGATACTGGTACTCTTGATATTTCCTCGGGTACCACTGCACTTACTGCCCTTATATCTGGAAG GACGATGCTGGTTGCCAATGCTGGAGATTGTCGTGCTGTTCTGGGAAGAAGAGGCAGGGCTGTGGAACTATCCAAAGATCATAAACCAAATTGTGCCTCAGAAAGAGTAAGAATTGAAAATTTGGGAGGCGTAGTGTACGATGGCTACCTCAATGGCCAACTGTCAGTCGCACGAGCACTTGGAGATTGGCACATGAAAGGGTCTAAAGGTTCCTCTTGTCCCTTGAGTGCAGAACCGGAGCTTCAGGAGACAATTCTGAGCGAGGAAGATGAGTTCTTGATCTTAGGCTGTGATGGTCTGTGGGATGTGATGAGCAGCCAGTGTGCAGTCACAATTGCAAGGAAAGAATTGATGCTTCACAATGATCCTGAAAGATGTTCCAGAGAGCTAGTTAGGGAAGCTCTCAAGCGCGATACATGTGATAACTTGACAGTAGTAGTAGTATGCTTCTCCCCAGAACCGCCACCTCAGCTTGAGATCCCAAAGTTTAAGTTCAAGAGTATATCAGCAGAAGGTCTGAATCTTCTGCAGGAGGTACTAGATAGTAATGTATGA